CCCCGAACGCGCCGAGGGCCGCGAGCGCGGGTGCCGCCGGGAGCCACTTCTCGCCGTACACGACGCCGATCACCTGTTCGCTCAGAACGGCCAGCACGACGCCCGCGGGGAAGGCGCCGGCCCAGGCGATGCCCGTCACACGGGCCAGCATGTCGTCTGCGTGCTCCTTGCTCGCGCCCGAGAACAGCGGGAGCGAGATGGATCGCACCATCTGCGACAGCGCGCTCATGGGCCAGTTCGACACGTTGAAGGCGAGCGTGTAGAAGCCCAGCGCCGTGACGCCGACCACCGTGCTCAGCACGACCTTGTCGGCGCCGAGGAGCAGCCAGGCGACCAGGTTCGCAAGGGCGACCGGCACGCCGAAGGCGACGATCGGCCGCAGCAGCGTGAGGTCGAGCCCGAACCGCGGACGCACCTTCGCCGCGACGAACTGCAGCACGAGACTCACAGCCTGCGCGCTCACGCGGCCCACCGCGAGGCTGACGACTCCCCACCCCAGGCCGATGAGAACGAGGGTCACGGCGGTCGACACGACGAAGTCCACGGCGGAGATCACGAACAGCTCGCGCTGCTGGAAGCGCCGCATCAGCAGCGCGTAGGGCACGACGCCGGCGCCGCCGAGCACGACCGTCACGGCGAGCACGGCGATCGCGGGCGCGGCGTCCGCGCTGCCGAGCAGCTCGGCGATCTGGGTCGCCCAGACGATCGCGCACGTCGTGATCGCGGCTCCCAGCACCAGGCCCAGCGTCGCGATCGTGGGGATCTTGGGCTCGGGGTCCTCGCTGCGCACGATCTCGGCGGACAGGCCCAGGTCCACGAGCGTGAGCAGCACCGCCTGCGCCGCGAGGGCCACGGCGTAGATGCCGAATTCCTCGGGGGTGAGGATGCGCGCCAGGATGACGCCGACGACGACACCGCCGAGACGCAGGACGATGTTGCTCATCCCGCTCCAGCCCGCCGCGGCGGCGACGCTGCGACGCGCGGTCATCATGTCGCCGCCACGCTCGCCGGCTGCGGTCCCGCCGCGCTCCGGGCGTGCCGCGTCCGCCAGCCGTACACGGTGCGCGCCACATAGAACTTCGGCAGCCGCGCGGTCGTACCCAGCGCTCGGACGGCCGCGGCCGTGCGCCGGCCGCCGCGCGCGTGCACCTCGGTGTACAGATCTGCGAGCTGTCGTGCCCGGGCCTGCAGGCTGTAGCGCTCCCGCACGATCCGCCGGCCGAGCGCCCCCAGACGGGCGCGCTCATCCGGCGACATCCTCAGCAGGCGCGCCAGCAGCTGCGCGCACCGGCTGACGCCGTCCTCGCCGTCGGCAAGCCCGTACCAGCCCTGCGCGAAGAACGTGTGCTGCGTGGTCTCGTCGAGCAGCGACCAGAAGGCCTGCTGACCCTGCACGAGCAGCGGCTTGCCGAACGCCATGGCGCGCAACGCCGACCCGCCCATCCCCACGGCGATGTCCGCCGCGCGGTAGTAGGGGCGCGGGTCCGAGCGCTCGCCGAGGAGCACGACGACGTCCCGCCCCGCCTGCGCATTGGCGGCCGCGACCGTCCGCTCGAGCTCGGGACGAAGGGGCCCGTCGCCGACGACGGCGACCTTGAACCGGTGATCGCGTCCGAGACGCCCCGCGGCCGCGGCGAGCGCGTGCAGGCCCTCGATCTTCAGGTGCGCGGAGATCCTGCTCACCACGACCACGAGCAATTCGTCCTCGCCCACCCCGCACTCGCGCCGCGCGGCCGCGGCCCGTTCGTCCGACACGCTCTCCGGAGAGAACGCGGTCGTGTCGACCGGCACCTCGAGCAGGTGCAGGTCGGGACGCTGGGCCCGTTCCTCCTCGTAGATCGAGTTCATGCACACGGTCATCGGCAGGGACTTCGGCAGGAAGTAGGTGACCTGGACGTCGTTCTCGGAGGCGAGCATGGGCGTGCCGAGCAGGGCGTTCGGGCCCAGCATGGCGTCCATCGTGGTCGGCCACTCGTACGAGTGGACGAGGTCGATGTCGAGCGTGCGCACGAGCGACGTCATCTCGCGGATGCGACGCGGCGAGGGCGCGCCCAGGTTCAGCTTCGTGAGGTGGAGATCCAGGCCCCGTGCGCGCGCGTCGTCGACGAGCACGCCGTCCGGCGCGTACACCGCGACATCGAATCCCGGCATGTTCGCCACCGCCTCGGCGTACTCCAGCGCGTTGATCTGGCTTCCGCCGATCTCGAAGTGGTGGGGCGTGACGAGGACCCTCATCCGCGCACTCCCGCCAGGGACACCGCGTTCACGAGCGCCTCGGCGACCTGCTCCTGCTGACCGGCCGTGAGGTGCGGGAACATCGGCAGCGACAGGATCCGGTCGCTCGCCGCCTCGGCCACGGGGAACTGTCCGCGGGAGTAGCCGAGGTCCGCGTAGGCGTCCGTCAGGTGCAGCGGGTGCGGATAGTGGATCGCCGCGCCCACGCCGGCTTCCGCGAGTGCGGCCATGACGCGCTCGCGGTCGTCGACCTGCACGACATACAGGTGCCAGACGTCGACGTTGCCCGGCCGCGTGACCGGCGTCGCGACCCCCGGAAGGTCGCGCAGCAGCTCCGCGTACCTGTCGGCCGCCGCCCGGCGTGCCGCGTTCCACGCGTCGAGCCGCCGCAGCTTGGCGCGCAGCGTGACGGCGTGGACGGCGTCGAGGCGGGAGTTCACGCCGACGTGGTCGTGCACGTACTTCACGGTGCTGCCGTGCGCGGCGACCGAGCGGACGTACTCGGCGATCCGGTCGTCGTCCGTCAGCACGGCACCCGCATCCCCGCTCGCGCCCAGGTTCTTCCCCGGGTAGAAGCTGGTGGCGGAGACCCGTCCGATCGCGCCCGCACGCCCGGCAGGCGAGGTCGCCCCCTGCGACTGCGCGCCGTCCTCCACGATCACGAGATCGTGCTTAGCGGCGATGGCGGACAGCGCTGCGAGATCGGCCGTCTGCCCGTAGAGGTGCACGGGCGCGATGGCCCGGGTGCGCGGCGTGATCGCCGCCTCCACGGCCTGCGGATCGATCAGCAGATGCTCATCGACGTCGACGAAGACGGGAACGGCGCCGGTGCGCGAGACCGCCTCGGCCGTGGCGATGAACGTGTTGACGGGCACGATCACCTCGTCGCCGGCGCCCACGCCCACGGCCCGGTACGCGAGCTCGAGCGCATCCGTGCCGTTGCCGACGCCGATCACATGACGGACGCCGCTGTAGGCGGCGAACTCCTGCTCGAAGCCGGCGACCTGCGCACCGCCGATGTACTCGGCGTCCGCGAAGAGCCGGCGCCACACGGGCAGCACCTCGTCGGCGATCTCGGCCGCCTGGGCCTTCAGGTCGAGAAAGGGAACGCTCATTCGGATCATGTCTCCTCGTCGGGGCGGGTTCGGGTCTGGCTCGACGGTCAGTCGGTGCCCTGCGGGGCGGGCGTCGTGACCGTCACGCTGCGGACCGTCGCGACGGGCGCGGTGCCGCCGGATTCGTTGGCGCCGACGATCACTCCCACGCGTGGGGAGGTGATCTGGCGGGTCACCGAGCCGAGGTCGGACCAGGTGGTGCCGCCGTCGGTCGAGTACGCCGCGGAGAGGACGCCGCCCGTGCGCTGCAGCCGCAGCTGCATCTCCGTCTGGGGGGTGTTCGCGATCCCGGGCGCCGTCGCGGCGCCGCCGGACTCCGTCACGAACACGGTGCGGTTGCCACCCAGCCAGGAGTTGTAGTTGCGCGTCACCTGCACGTAGTCGTCGTCCGAGCCGTACACGACGAGCCCCGCCTGCTGATGGTTGGCGGCAGGATCGAAGCGCAGCGAGAGCTCCACCGCGGACCAGTTGCTGGGAAGGCTTCGGAACACGCTGTTGCGCGTGCTGTTCAGTCCGCCCCACAGGTCGCCGGGGCCCGCCGCGATCTCGAGTCCGTCCGCACCGTACGTGACGCCTGTGGGCTGCTCGGTGTCGCGCACGGTCCCGCCTGCCGTGCGGGCCAGGAAGTCCCAGCCGGCCTGGAGGAGGCCCGAACGGTTCAGCCCGCCGAATGCGAAGACCTGGCGCTCGGGCACGGGATCCGGATCGGGGTCCGGTGCCGCGACCGTCACGCCCGCGTAGTGCAGGGTGGCGAGCGGGTTGCCCGACGTCGAGCCGGTGACGTTCACGGCCAGCCGCGCGTTCAGGATGTCCCGTCCCACCGTGCCGACGGTCTGCCAGGTCGCGCCGTCATCCGTCGACACGAGTCCGGTGATCGTGCGCGCGACGGGGTCGCGATCCAGCCGCAGCGTCAGCTCGGTGGCGTTCGTCATCCTCCTCGGCAGGTCCGCCGCGGTGCCCCCGGCCTCGCTGATGAACGCGACCGCGTGACCGCCCACGCTGGAGTTGTACGCGCGCGTGAGCTCGACGTAGTCGTCGTCATCGCCGTAGAGGACGATTCCGGCGTGCTGATAGTCCGCCGTGGGGGCGAAGGTCAGGCGGATCCGGGCGCTCGCCCAGTCGTCCGGCAGATCTCGCAGGAGCGTGTTGCGGGTGTTGTTCGCCCCCTGCCACAGGTCTCCCGTGTCCACGGGGATCCGCAGGCCACCGGCGCCGTACTGCACGGTCGCTCCGGTCGTCTGCTCGGTGTCGCGCACGCTTCCCGACGCGCGTCGAGCGAGGAAGTCCCAGCCGTCGGCGAGCAGTGCCGAGCGGGTCGCGTAGTCGAACGGCAGGATCTCCTCTCCCGCGCCCGGCTCGGGGATCGGCACGGGCGTCGGCGTCGGCGTGGGAGTCGGCGTCGGCGTCGGCGTCGGCGTGGGAGTCGGCGTCGGAGTGGGCGTGGGCGTGGGAGTCGGCGTCGGACCGGTTCCGCCCGAGGTGATCCGCACGTCGGAGAACGTCGCGGACGGCAGGCCCGTCGGAGACGCTCCGGTCACGAGCGCGAGGCGGGACTGACCGACCGGCGCCGTGAAAGCGCCGACCTCGCTCCAGGTCGCTCCGGCGTCGGAGGACACCTCTCCCCTGATGGAGCCGCTGCCCGCATCCCGCGTGAGCCTCAGCTGCACGGTCGTGGCGGTGACCGCGATCCGGTCGGCTGCGGCGGAGCCGTTCGCCTCGCGCACGAGCGCGACTCCGTTTCCTCCGCCGCCGTTGTAGACGCGGGTCAGCGCGACGTAGCGATCGTCGTGCTCGTAGATCGCGATGCCCGCCTGCTGATTGCTGCGGTCGGGGTCGAAGGTCACCTGCGCCTGCACGGTGCTCCACGTCTGCGGCAGGTCGCGCAGCAGCGTGTCGAGCGTGTCGTTTGCACCCGCCCATAGATCGCCGTCCCCCACCGGGATCCGCACGCCGCGAGTGCCGTAACGGATCGGAGCGCTCGAAGCCGCGCTCTCCGTGTTCCGCGCCGCGCCGCTCGATGTCCGGGCGATGAAGTCCCAGCCGTCCGCGATCAATGCGGCGCGGTTCGGATAGTCCATGGGCAGGATCTGCATGCTCGCCTGCGCGACGAGGAAGGTGACGGGAACCTTCACGACGTTGGCATTGCCGGTGGCAGTCAGCGAGATCGTCGCCCGATGGATTCCGGCCGACAGGCCCTCCGTATCGGCCTGCACCGTGACGGCGCCGGCACCCGTGCCGGACGCGGGCGACAGCGACAGCCAGTCGGCGTCGTCCTGCGCCTGCCAGGTCAGCGTCCCGCTGCCGCCGTTCCCGATCTGCAGGGTCTGCGACGCCACGTCCTCCCCCGTCTCACCGGAGAAGCGCAGCGCGGCCGCATCGGCGGTGACGCGCGCGGGCGGGGTGCTCGACAGCGCCACCTCGACGCGCTGCGCCTGCAGCGCGACGGGCGCCGAGAACGTCACGGTCGCGGGGCTCCCCGTCGTCGTGAACGGTCGCGAGGTGCCGCCGACCTTCACGTCGGCGGCGTGCTGCCCCGCCGGCAG
The Microbacterium sp. JZ31 genome window above contains:
- a CDS encoding oligosaccharide flippase family protein, which encodes MMTARRSVAAAAGWSGMSNIVLRLGGVVVGVILARILTPEEFGIYAVALAAQAVLLTLVDLGLSAEIVRSEDPEPKIPTIATLGLVLGAAITTCAIVWATQIAELLGSADAAPAIAVLAVTVVLGGAGVVPYALLMRRFQQRELFVISAVDFVVSTAVTLVLIGLGWGVVSLAVGRVSAQAVSLVLQFVAAKVRPRFGLDLTLLRPIVAFGVPVALANLVAWLLLGADKVVLSTVVGVTALGFYTLAFNVSNWPMSALSQMVRSISLPLFSGASKEHADDMLARVTGIAWAGAFPAGVVLAVLSEQVIGVVYGEKWLPAAPALAALGAFGAIRVLFDVATGFLYSRGRSGLVFWIQCAWAIALISALIPATHFFGIVGAGLSQIGVAVLVVLPAFAVVLRMARVRVGAVLREMAWPTAAALATGGVAAGVGLLVDGPLIELLSAGASAVLVYLALMWRWGKRRLRGLRTSQTQPASERDAVPELGRVG
- a CDS encoding glycosyltransferase family 4 protein, which translates into the protein MRVLVTPHHFEIGGSQINALEYAEAVANMPGFDVAVYAPDGVLVDDARARGLDLHLTKLNLGAPSPRRIREMTSLVRTLDIDLVHSYEWPTTMDAMLGPNALLGTPMLASENDVQVTYFLPKSLPMTVCMNSIYEEERAQRPDLHLLEVPVDTTAFSPESVSDERAAAARRECGVGEDELLVVVVSRISAHLKIEGLHALAAAAGRLGRDHRFKVAVVGDGPLRPELERTVAAANAQAGRDVVVLLGERSDPRPYYRAADIAVGMGGSALRAMAFGKPLLVQGQQAFWSLLDETTQHTFFAQGWYGLADGEDGVSRCAQLLARLLRMSPDERARLGALGRRIVRERYSLQARARQLADLYTEVHARGGRRTAAAVRALGTTARLPKFYVARTVYGWRTRHARSAAGPQPASVAAT
- a CDS encoding DegT/DnrJ/EryC1/StrS family aminotransferase; its protein translation is MSVPFLDLKAQAAEIADEVLPVWRRLFADAEYIGGAQVAGFEQEFAAYSGVRHVIGVGNGTDALELAYRAVGVGAGDEVIVPVNTFIATAEAVSRTGAVPVFVDVDEHLLIDPQAVEAAITPRTRAIAPVHLYGQTADLAALSAIAAKHDLVIVEDGAQSQGATSPAGRAGAIGRVSATSFYPGKNLGASGDAGAVLTDDDRIAEYVRSVAAHGSTVKYVHDHVGVNSRLDAVHAVTLRAKLRRLDAWNAARRAAADRYAELLRDLPGVATPVTRPGNVDVWHLYVVQVDDRERVMAALAEAGVGAAIHYPHPLHLTDAYADLGYSRGQFPVAEAASDRILSLPMFPHLTAGQQEQVAEALVNAVSLAGVRG
- a CDS encoding BACON domain-containing protein; this translates as MLHDFTNDAGTIASAADHDVWTAPMGAVTTYILQRDRTVVSSYAATGGSLGFDIRRLALPTSSLRQFEPTVGPDDQVSFTVQLPAGQHAADVKVGGTSRPFTTTGSPATVTFSAPVALQAQRVEVALSSTPPARVTADAAALRFSGETGEDVASQTLQIGNGGSGTLTWQAQDDADWLSLSPASGTGAGAVTVQADTEGLSAGIHRATISLTATGNANVVKVPVTFLVAQASMQILPMDYPNRAALIADGWDFIARTSSGAARNTESAASSAPIRYGTRGVRIPVGDGDLWAGANDTLDTLLRDLPQTWSTVQAQVTFDPDRSNQQAGIAIYEHDDRYVALTRVYNGGGGNGVALVREANGSAAADRIAVTATTVQLRLTRDAGSGSIRGEVSSDAGATWSEVGAFTAPVGQSRLALVTGASPTGLPSATFSDVRITSGGTGPTPTPTPTPTPTPTPTPTPTPTPTPTPTPTPVPIPEPGAGEEILPFDYATRSALLADGWDFLARRASGSVRDTEQTTGATVQYGAGGLRIPVDTGDLWQGANNTRNTLLRDLPDDWASARIRLTFAPTADYQHAGIVLYGDDDDYVELTRAYNSSVGGHAVAFISEAGGTAADLPRRMTNATELTLRLDRDPVARTITGLVSTDDGATWQTVGTVGRDILNARLAVNVTGSTSGNPLATLHYAGVTVAAPDPDPDPVPERQVFAFGGLNRSGLLQAGWDFLARTAGGTVRDTEQPTGVTYGADGLEIAAGPGDLWGGLNSTRNSVFRSLPSNWSAVELSLRFDPAANHQQAGLVVYGSDDDYVQVTRNYNSWLGGNRTVFVTESGGAATAPGIANTPQTEMQLRLQRTGGVLSAAYSTDGGTTWSDLGSVTRQITSPRVGVIVGANESGGTAPVATVRSVTVTTPAPQGTD